A genomic stretch from Verrucomicrobiota bacterium includes:
- a CDS encoding nitrate oxidoreductase subunit alpha, protein MTSDNLSRRDFIQRSGLLSAGLAAAQMLPLRFLQAQEAVANPLAHYPNRGWEKLYRDQYAYDRSFSWVCAPNDTHNCRITAHVRNSVIIRMGEEFDVGKYADLYGNKASWNWGNRHCAKGYTFHRVLYGPYRLKHPIVRRGWKRWADDGFPYLTKELRAKYKFDSRGTDTFDRVSWDDAFTLIAKGLKAIAVRYSGTEGGKFLAEQGYPPEMIEEMGGAGTRTIKMRGGMGLLGVLGKYGMYRLNNSLALLDVHVRGVKPEQAKAGRNWSNYTWHGDQAPGQPWVHGLQNSESDFNDLRSSKLIIMNGKNLVENKITDAHWFIECMERGAKIVVIAPEYGAPSTKCDYWIPVRPSTDAALWLGVTRLMMDKGWYDETFVKQFTDFPLLVRSDNLKRLRAAEIIPNYKSALPADGASKKVQGLTDEQHAKLGDFIVWDAKSNSPKAIHRDLVGQKLSESGIDPVLDGTWKVKLVDGTEVEVKTAWTLYRVHLKDYDLDAVAEITAAPKELIEQLAKDIATIKPCSIHQGEGINHWFHATEANRAAYLPVMLTGNIGKPGAGCHGWAGNYKAALFQGSKLTGPGFKGWVAEDPFHPNLDPKAHGRDVEAHAYTKDEEPAYWNHGDIPLIVNTPKEGRKVFTGKTHMPTPTKAILFTNVNLINNAKWAYGVIKNVNPRIELIVSVDIQATATVEYSDFALPANSWLEFQDLEITASCSNPFLQIWKGGIKPIYDTKDDLTILAGIANGLAKVTGDKRFRDYFKFEHEGKRSIYIQRLLDTCTTTAGYKLGDIMAGKYGPPGGCLMNFRTYPRIPFYEQVHDSWPFYTDTGRLHSYSDDPTAISCGENFIVHREGPEATPYLPNVIVSSNPWVRPNDYGIPLTAEHWDERTVRNVKLPWAEVKNTKNFLWRRGFQFYCLTPKSRHSVHSSWANVDWHLIWNSNFGDPYRIDKRLPNVSEHQVHMNPQAARDLGLKDGDYVYVDANPADRPYLGATPSDPFYKVSRLMLRVTFNSAYPYHVIMMKHGTFIATEKTVRAQQTRPDGLSLTETGYISNFRFGSQQSINRNWHMPMHQTDTLFHKTKAFMGFIFGGEADNHAINTVPKECLVRVTKAEDGGLGGKGPWKPGTEGLSPDAENDVMKKYLAGGYGIAGAPTKAGFE, encoded by the coding sequence ACGACACGCACAACTGCCGCATCACAGCCCACGTTCGCAACAGCGTGATCATCCGCATGGGCGAGGAATTTGACGTCGGCAAATACGCCGATCTCTACGGCAACAAAGCGTCGTGGAACTGGGGCAACCGCCATTGCGCCAAAGGCTACACGTTCCATCGCGTGCTCTACGGTCCGTACCGGCTGAAGCATCCCATCGTGCGCCGCGGGTGGAAACGCTGGGCCGACGATGGCTTCCCGTATTTGACCAAGGAACTCCGCGCGAAATACAAATTTGATTCCAGGGGAACAGACACGTTCGACCGGGTTTCCTGGGATGACGCCTTCACGCTCATCGCCAAAGGTCTGAAAGCGATTGCGGTCCGTTACAGCGGAACCGAGGGCGGCAAATTCCTCGCCGAGCAAGGCTATCCGCCGGAAATGATTGAGGAGATGGGCGGCGCCGGCACGCGCACGATCAAAATGCGCGGCGGCATGGGATTGCTCGGCGTCCTGGGCAAATACGGCATGTACCGGCTGAACAATTCGCTCGCGTTGCTCGATGTTCACGTGCGCGGCGTCAAGCCGGAGCAGGCCAAAGCGGGACGCAATTGGTCGAATTACACCTGGCACGGCGACCAGGCGCCCGGCCAGCCGTGGGTTCACGGGCTGCAGAATTCCGAATCGGATTTCAACGACCTCCGTTCTTCCAAGCTGATCATCATGAACGGCAAGAACCTGGTCGAAAACAAAATCACCGACGCGCACTGGTTCATCGAGTGCATGGAGCGCGGCGCCAAGATCGTCGTGATCGCTCCCGAATACGGCGCGCCCTCGACCAAGTGCGATTATTGGATTCCCGTGCGGCCTTCAACCGACGCCGCGCTGTGGCTGGGCGTGACGCGATTGATGATGGACAAGGGTTGGTACGACGAAACGTTCGTCAAGCAGTTCACCGACTTTCCGTTGTTAGTCCGATCCGACAATCTCAAGCGCCTGCGAGCTGCGGAAATCATCCCGAATTACAAAAGCGCGTTGCCAGCCGACGGCGCGAGCAAAAAGGTGCAGGGCCTGACGGACGAACAGCACGCCAAACTGGGCGACTTTATAGTCTGGGACGCGAAGTCGAATTCGCCCAAAGCCATTCACCGCGATCTCGTCGGCCAGAAGCTCTCCGAGTCCGGCATCGACCCCGTGCTCGATGGCACGTGGAAGGTGAAACTGGTGGACGGCACTGAGGTGGAAGTGAAGACCGCCTGGACGCTCTACCGCGTTCACCTCAAAGACTACGATCTGGATGCGGTGGCGGAAATCACGGCCGCGCCGAAGGAACTCATCGAGCAACTCGCCAAAGATATCGCGACCATCAAGCCGTGCTCGATCCACCAGGGCGAAGGGATCAACCATTGGTTCCACGCGACTGAGGCCAATCGCGCCGCGTATCTACCGGTGATGCTCACGGGCAACATTGGGAAACCGGGCGCGGGCTGCCACGGCTGGGCCGGCAATTACAAAGCCGCCTTGTTCCAGGGATCGAAACTTACCGGCCCGGGCTTCAAAGGCTGGGTGGCGGAGGATCCGTTCCATCCGAACCTCGATCCGAAAGCGCACGGGCGCGATGTCGAGGCGCACGCTTACACGAAAGACGAAGAACCGGCGTACTGGAATCACGGCGACATTCCGCTCATCGTCAACACGCCGAAGGAAGGCCGCAAAGTGTTCACAGGCAAGACGCACATGCCGACGCCGACGAAGGCGATCCTGTTCACCAACGTGAACTTGATCAACAACGCCAAGTGGGCCTACGGCGTCATCAAAAACGTGAACCCAAGGATTGAACTCATCGTCTCGGTGGACATTCAGGCCACGGCCACGGTCGAGTATTCCGACTTCGCGCTGCCGGCCAATTCCTGGCTCGAATTCCAAGATTTGGAAATCACGGCGTCGTGCTCGAATCCGTTCCTGCAAATCTGGAAAGGCGGCATCAAACCGATCTACGACACCAAGGATGATCTCACGATCCTGGCAGGCATTGCGAACGGCCTGGCCAAGGTGACCGGCGACAAACGCTTCCGCGACTACTTCAAGTTCGAGCACGAAGGCAAGCGGAGCATTTACATCCAGCGTTTGCTCGACACCTGCACGACGACCGCGGGTTACAAGCTCGGCGATATCATGGCCGGCAAGTATGGGCCGCCGGGCGGATGTCTCATGAACTTCCGGACTTACCCGCGCATTCCGTTTTACGAGCAGGTTCATGACAGTTGGCCGTTCTACACGGACACGGGCCGGCTCCATTCTTACAGCGACGATCCCACCGCGATCAGTTGCGGAGAAAACTTCATCGTTCACCGCGAAGGGCCTGAAGCCACGCCGTACCTGCCCAATGTCATCGTCAGCTCCAACCCGTGGGTGCGGCCAAATGATTACGGAATTCCGCTCACGGCCGAGCACTGGGATGAACGCACGGTGCGCAACGTCAAATTGCCCTGGGCCGAGGTCAAGAATACGAAAAACTTTCTCTGGCGCCGCGGTTTCCAGTTTTATTGCCTCACGCCCAAGTCGCGGCACAGCGTCCATTCTTCCTGGGCCAACGTGGATTGGCACTTGATCTGGAACTCGAACTTCGGCGACCCGTATCGCATCGACAAGCGCTTGCCCAACGTCAGCGAGCATCAAGTGCACATGAATCCGCAAGCCGCGCGCGATCTCGGACTGAAGGATGGCGACTACGTGTATGTGGATGCGAACCCCGCGGATCGCCCGTATCTTGGCGCGACGCCTTCCGATCCGTTTTACAAGGTGAGCCGCCTGATGCTGCGGGTGACCTTCAACTCGGCCTATCCGTATCATGTCATTATGATGAAGCACGGAACGTTCATCGCGACCGAGAAGACCGTGCGTGCGCAGCAGACGCGGCCGGATGGGTTGTCGCTGACGGAGACGGGCTACATCTCGAACTTCCGGTTTGGTTCCCAACAATCCATCAACCGGAACTGGCACATGCCGATGCACCAGACCGACACGCTCTTCCACAAAACCAAAGCGTTCATGGGATTTATTTTTGGCGGTGAAGCGGACAATCACGCGATCAACACCGTGCCCAAGGAATGTCTGGTCCGCGTCACCAAAGCCGAAGACGGCGGACTGGGCGGCAAAGGCCCATGGAAGCCTGGCACGGAGGGCTTGTCGCCCGATGCGGAGAACGACGTGATGAAGAAGTATTTGGCCGGGGGCTACGGCATTGCCGGCGCGCCCACCAAAGCCGGATTCGAATAG
- a CDS encoding nitrate oxidoreductase subunit beta, translated as MSKVLNWQLGRDMEYPYDAAFPNSQFAFVFNLNRCIGCQSCTMACKSTWTFSKGQENMWWNNVETKPYGGYPHHWDVKLLDLLDQANPGGQTWNSQPKDLKAPYGQFKGKTIFEVAQTNVSPEGAQRALGYLPTDEEWSAPNRYEDNPTGGQKGQKGQYFTGGEALPQHKTWFFYLARICNHCTYPACLAACPRNAIYKRPEDGIVLIDQERCRGYRKCMEACPYKKSFYRGTTRTSEKCIGCFPRVEGRDPDGGGLPMQTRCMAACVGHIRLQGLVQMNSDGTWKEDRYHPLYYLVHVAKVALPLYPQFGTEPNGYYIPPRWVPRAYLRQMFGPGADAAVEKYANPDRELLAVLQLFGKDARMCFRYEIKEGPKVFETEIRGKKFELYNDTIIGYGKDGRKIIETTVEEPLHVRGAQHANSI; from the coding sequence ATGAGCAAGGTCTTAAACTGGCAACTGGGCCGCGACATGGAGTATCCCTATGACGCGGCGTTCCCGAATTCCCAATTCGCGTTTGTCTTCAACTTGAACCGCTGCATCGGCTGCCAGAGTTGCACCATGGCGTGCAAGTCCACGTGGACGTTCTCCAAGGGGCAGGAAAACATGTGGTGGAACAACGTCGAGACCAAGCCCTACGGCGGTTATCCGCACCACTGGGACGTCAAGCTCCTCGATCTGCTCGATCAAGCCAATCCCGGAGGCCAAACCTGGAACAGCCAACCGAAGGACCTCAAAGCTCCCTACGGCCAATTCAAAGGCAAAACCATTTTTGAAGTCGCGCAAACGAACGTCAGCCCGGAAGGCGCCCAGCGCGCCCTGGGTTATCTGCCGACGGATGAAGAATGGTCCGCGCCGAATCGTTACGAGGACAATCCCACCGGCGGCCAAAAAGGGCAGAAGGGACAGTATTTCACGGGCGGCGAGGCCTTGCCGCAGCACAAGACGTGGTTCTTCTATCTCGCGCGCATCTGCAATCACTGCACATATCCCGCCTGCCTGGCCGCTTGTCCCCGCAACGCCATCTATAAACGGCCCGAAGACGGCATCGTCCTGATCGATCAGGAACGCTGCCGCGGTTACCGGAAATGCATGGAGGCTTGTCCGTACAAGAAAAGTTTCTATCGAGGCACGACGCGGACGAGCGAGAAATGCATCGGATGTTTCCCGCGCGTCGAAGGCCGCGATCCCGATGGCGGCGGCTTGCCGATGCAAACGCGTTGCATGGCGGCGTGCGTCGGGCACATTCGCTTGCAGGGCCTGGTGCAAATGAATTCGGACGGCACGTGGAAAGAAGACCGCTATCACCCGCTTTACTATCTGGTGCACGTCGCGAAGGTCGCGCTGCCGCTTTACCCGCAATTCGGCACCGAACCGAACGGCTACTATATTCCGCCGCGCTGGGTGCCTCGCGCGTACTTGCGGCAAATGTTCGGGCCGGGCGCCGACGCCGCCGTCGAGAAATACGCCAATCCCGATCGCGAACTGCTGGCGGTTCTGCAACTGTTCGGCAAGGACGCCCGGATGTGTTTCCGCTACGAGATCAAGGAAGGTCCGAAGGTGTTCGAGACCGAAATTCGCGGCAAGAAGTTCGAACTCTACAACGACACCATCATCGGCTACGGCAAGGACGGGAGGAAGATCATCGAAACGACCGTCGAGGAACCGTTGCACGTCCGAGGAGCCCAGCATGCCAACTCCATCTGA